The following are encoded in a window of Deinococcus aerophilus genomic DNA:
- a CDS encoding Fur family transcriptional regulator, with protein MTATRSTRQRDVIARVLDAAPGPLAVPEVLSRAQSDLPGLGIATVYRTLKLLTDQKRIHPVTLDGETRYETAGKGHHHHFSCTRCGRVFTLHTCPVALPSGTVYPGGFIVEAHEVTLYGQCPDCAGA; from the coding sequence ATGACGGCCACCCGCAGCACCCGCCAGCGTGATGTGATCGCCCGCGTGCTGGACGCGGCACCGGGGCCGCTGGCCGTGCCCGAGGTGCTGTCCCGGGCCCAGAGTGATCTCCCGGGACTGGGGATTGCCACGGTCTACCGGACCCTCAAGCTGCTGACCGACCAGAAGCGCATTCATCCGGTCACGCTTGATGGCGAAACCCGCTATGAGACTGCGGGCAAGGGCCACCACCACCATTTTTCCTGCACCCGGTGCGGGCGTGTGTTCACGTTGCACACCTGCCCGGTCGCGCTGCCCAGCGGCACGGTGTATCCGGGCGGCTTCATCGTGGAAGCCCATGAGGTCACGCTGTACGGCCAGTGCCCCGACTGCGCGGGAGCCTGA